From the genome of Xylanivirga thermophila, one region includes:
- the smpB gene encoding SsrA-binding protein SmpB — MGNNIKIIAQNKKARHDYFIDDTYEAGIVLTGTEVKSIRLGKVNLKDSYAEIRDGEVFVQNMHISPYDKGNIFNTDPLRSRKLLLNRREINKLLGYLQEKGYTLIPLKIYLKNGLVKLELAAARGKKLYDKRADIAKRDAQREIERNFRDRQRM; from the coding sequence ATGGGAAACAATATAAAGATTATAGCACAGAATAAAAAAGCGCGGCATGATTATTTTATAGACGATACCTATGAAGCTGGAATAGTTTTAACGGGTACGGAAGTTAAGTCTATAAGATTAGGAAAGGTTAATCTAAAGGATAGTTATGCCGAAATAAGAGATGGTGAAGTATTTGTGCAGAATATGCATATAAGCCCTTATGATAAGGGTAATATATTTAATACTGATCCATTGCGTAGTCGTAAATTGCTCCTAAATAGGCGGGAGATCAACAAATTACTAGGTTACCTTCAAGAGAAGGGTTATACCCTTATACCACTTAAAATATATTTAAAGAATGGTCTAGTAAAGTTGGAACTTGCGGCAGCTCGTGGTAAGAAATTATATGATAAGCGGGCTGATATAGCAAAGCGAGATGCCCAAAGGGAAATAGAGAGAAACTTTAGAGATAGACAGCGTATGTAA